A DNA window from Drosophila sechellia strain sech25 chromosome X, ASM438219v1, whole genome shotgun sequence contains the following coding sequences:
- the LOC6619762 gene encoding T-complex protein 1 subunit beta, which yields MEMSLNPVRVLKNEAQEEKAEMARLSSFIGAIAIGDLVKSTLGPKGMDKILVATGRNAGQVEVTNDGATILRAVGVDNPAAKILVDMSRVQDEEVGDGTTSVTVLASELLREAEKLVEQKLHPQIIVSGWRQATQVALEALTAAAQDNSSNNEKFRNDLLNIARTTLSSKILHQHKDFFANLAVDAVMRLKGSGELKSIQIIKKSGGTLGDSFLDEGFLLDKKPGVHQPQRIENARILIANTPMDTDKIKVFGSSIKVDSLAKIADLEMAEKEKMKEKVDKILKHKCNVFINRQLIYNYPEQLFADAHVMSIEHADFDGIERLAYCTGGEIVSTFENPSLVKLGECDVIEQVMIGEDTLMRFSGVKLGEACTIVIRGATQQILDEADRSLHDALCVLAATIKESRIIYGGGCSEALMATAVLKKAAETPGKEAIAIEAFARALLSLPTAIADNAGYDSAQLVSELRAGHAMGNKTLGLDMELGKVADVRELGITESFAVKRQVLMSASEAAEMILRVDNIIRCAPRRRVPDRGYC from the exons GAGATGTCCTTAAATCCCGTGCGCGTGCTCAAGAATGAGGCGCAGGAGGAGAAGGCCGAGATGGCCCGTCTGTCCTCGTTCATTGGCGCCATCGCCATTGGTGATCTGGTGAAGAGTACGCTGGGTCCGAAGGGTATGGACAAGATCCTGGTGGCCACCGGACGCAACGCCGGTCAGGttgaggtgaccaacgatggTGCCACCATTCTGCGTGCCGTCGGTGTGGACAATCCGGCCGCCAAGATTCTGGTCGATATGTCGCGTGTGCAGGACGAGGAAGTGGGCGATGGCACCACCTCGGTCACCGTTCTGGCCTCGGAGCTGCTGCGCGAGGCGGAGAAACTAGTCGAACAGAAACTGCACCCACAGATCATCGTCTCTGGCTGGCGTCAGGCCACCCAGGTGGCACTGGAGGCGCTCACCGCCGCCGCTCAGGACAACTCGTCCAATAACGAGAAGTTCCGCAACGACCTGCTGAACATTGCCCGCACCACGCTCTCCTCGAAGATCCTGCACCAGCACAAGGACTTCTTCGCCAATCTGGCTGTGGATGCCGTGATGCGTCTGAAGGGCTCCGGTGAGCTCAAGTCCATACAGATCATCAAGAAGTCGGGCGGCACTCTGGGAGACTCCTTCCTGGACGAGGGCTTCCTGCTGGACAAGAAGCCCGGCGTGCACCAGCCACAGCGT ATTGAGAATGCCAGAATCCTGATTGCCAACACGCCCATGGACACCGATAAGATTAAGGTGTTCGGCAGCAGCATCAAGGTCGATTCGCTGGCCAAGATCGCCGACCTGGAGATGGCCGAGAAGGAGAAGATGAAGGAAAAGGTGGACAAGATCCTGAAGCACAAGTGCAACGTGTTCATCAACCGGCAATTGATCTACAACTATCCGGAGCAGCTGTTTGCTGATGCCCATGTGATGTCCATCGAGCATGCCGATTTCGATGGCATCGAGCGTTTGGCCTATTGCACCGGCGGCGAGATTGTCTCCACCTTTGAGAATCCCTCGCTGGTGAAGCTTGGCGAATGCGATGTCATCGAACAGGTGATGATCGGTGAGGATACGCTGATGCGTTTCAGCGGCGTGAAGCTGGGCGAGGCCTGCACCATCGTGATCCGCGGTGCTACCCAACAGATTTTGGACGAGGCTGATCGTTCCCTGCACGACGCCCTCTGCGTGCTGGCAGCCACCATCAAGGAGTCGCGCATCATTTACGGCGGCGGCTGCTCCGAGGCTCTAATGGCCACCGCCGTGCTGAAGAAGGCGGCCGAGACACCCGGCAAGGAGGCCATCGCCATCGAGGCCTTTGCCC GCGCTCTGCTGTCCCTGCCCACGGCCATTGCCGACAATGCTGGCTACGATTCAGCCCAACTGGTTTCGGAGCTGCGCGCCGGCCACGCCATGGGCAATAAGACTCTGGGTCTGGACATGGAGCTGGGCAAGGTGGCCGATGTCCGTGAACTGGGCATCACCGAGTCGTTCGCCGTCAAGCGCCAAGTTCTGATGTCCGCCTCCGAGGCTGCCGAGATGATCCTGCGCGTGGACAACATCATTCGCTGCGCTCCACGCCGACGCGTTCCCGACAGGGGCTACTGCTAG